A part of Solibacillus sp. FSL H8-0538 genomic DNA contains:
- the hmpA gene encoding NO-inducible flavohemoprotein, with protein MLQQKIIDTIKATVPVLEVHGVAITKTFYSNLFKDNPSLLNIFNHTNQKKDRQQTALANTVYAAAVHIENLEAIVPAVMQIAHKHRSLGVLPEHYPIVGKYLLGAIKEVLGDAATPDIIDAWAQAYGVIADIFISVEEDLYRASEESGGWRMFKPFKIARKEVESDVVTSFYLTPEDGSTLPLYTAGEYISVRVAVPGEEYLMIRQYTITEGTDNEFRISVKRESDSEPVGVVSNFLHSAEVGTVVEVSAPAGLFTLVKNDSPVLFISGGVGVTPLQSMLQTIEGRNVSFVQCSRNENVAAFTETVQAKVAELGGTYKALYSDTGGFITKDMIEKLLVADTEVYVCGPAPFMEAVIALLVEIGVGADKIHYEFFGPAMALQIKVTR; from the coding sequence ATGTTACAACAAAAAATAATTGATACGATTAAAGCAACAGTCCCTGTACTAGAGGTACACGGTGTGGCAATTACAAAAACTTTCTACTCGAACCTATTTAAAGATAATCCAAGTTTACTAAACATTTTTAATCACACAAACCAAAAGAAAGATCGTCAACAAACAGCACTTGCTAACACGGTTTATGCAGCAGCCGTACACATTGAAAATTTAGAGGCAATCGTCCCAGCTGTAATGCAAATCGCACACAAACACCGCAGCCTTGGGGTATTACCAGAGCATTACCCAATCGTTGGTAAATACTTACTTGGTGCGATTAAAGAAGTATTAGGTGACGCAGCAACACCTGATATCATCGACGCTTGGGCTCAAGCATACGGTGTAATTGCGGACATCTTCATTTCAGTTGAAGAAGATTTATACAGAGCATCAGAAGAAAGCGGCGGTTGGAGAATGTTCAAACCATTCAAAATCGCACGCAAAGAAGTGGAAAGCGATGTTGTTACTTCGTTCTATTTAACACCAGAAGATGGTTCTACACTTCCACTATATACTGCTGGTGAATACATTAGCGTACGTGTAGCTGTGCCTGGTGAGGAATATTTAATGATCCGCCAGTACACAATTACAGAAGGAACTGATAATGAATTCCGTATTTCAGTAAAACGTGAATCCGATTCTGAACCTGTTGGAGTTGTATCAAACTTCTTACACAGCGCAGAAGTTGGTACAGTAGTCGAGGTAAGTGCACCAGCTGGATTATTCACACTAGTAAAAAATGATTCACCTGTATTATTCATCAGCGGCGGCGTTGGTGTAACACCATTACAAAGCATGCTACAAACAATCGAAGGTCGTAATGTTTCATTTGTCCAATGTTCACGAAATGAAAACGTGGCTGCATTCACAGAAACAGTACAAGCAAAAGTGGCTGAACTAGGCGGTACGTACAAAGCGTTGTACTCTGATACTGGAGGCTTTATTACAAAAGATATGATTGAAAAATTACTAGTTGCGGACACAGAAGTTTATGTTTGTGGACCAGCGCCTTTCATGGAAGCCGTTATTGCACTTCTTGTTGAAATTGGCGTAGGAGCAGATAAAATTCACTATGAATTCTTCGGCCCTGCAATGGCATTACAAATTAAAGTAACTCGCTAA
- the proC gene encoding pyrroline-5-carboxylate reductase: MQKIVFIGAGSMAEALIHGWVVNEVVQAKHVYVSNRSNRARLEELNVRYGVQMLDNMEELHEADLIILAMKPKDAKTAMASIAQYVSAETAVLSVLAGISINTVEECLGARAIARVMPNTSATIGMSASGIAFNERVTKVQKALYMQMLEAVGIVIEVEEDKLHAITALSGSGPAYLYYLLEAFEKVGSEFGLPKELVRKLMVQTLAGSAEMLKTVKEEPEILRRKVTSPGGTTEAGIRALESMHFNDAIASCIRSAETRSRELARGE, translated from the coding sequence ATGCAAAAAATTGTATTTATCGGTGCAGGATCAATGGCAGAGGCGTTAATTCATGGTTGGGTAGTAAACGAAGTAGTTCAAGCAAAGCATGTGTACGTATCGAACCGCTCTAACCGAGCAAGACTTGAAGAATTAAATGTGCGCTACGGTGTACAAATGTTAGACAATATGGAGGAATTGCATGAAGCGGATTTAATTATTCTAGCAATGAAACCAAAAGATGCGAAAACGGCAATGGCTTCAATTGCACAGTATGTATCAGCGGAAACAGCCGTTTTGTCTGTCCTTGCCGGAATTTCCATCAATACGGTTGAGGAATGCCTTGGTGCCCGCGCGATCGCACGCGTAATGCCGAATACATCCGCAACCATTGGCATGTCGGCATCCGGTATCGCCTTCAATGAGCGCGTAACGAAAGTACAAAAAGCATTATACATGCAAATGCTTGAAGCGGTTGGCATCGTTATTGAAGTAGAAGAAGATAAGCTTCACGCAATCACAGCTCTTTCAGGTAGTGGTCCAGCCTATTTGTATTATTTACTAGAAGCATTCGAAAAAGTTGGATCAGAATTTGGCCTTCCAAAAGAGTTAGTTCGCAAGCTTATGGTCCAAACACTCGCTGGCTCCGCTGAAATGTTAAAAACAGTGAAGGAAGAGCCTGAAATCCTTCGCCGTAAAGTAACGAGCCCAGGTGGAACAACAGAGGCCGGTATTCGCGCGTTAGAATCGATGCATTTTAATGATGCCATTGCGAGCTGCATTCGCAGTGCTGAAACACGGTCACGTGAACTAGCTCGTGGTGAATAA
- a CDS encoding EAL domain-containing protein → MGCKNCIITELQYDIKLEGDKNEAMKEAIKSHFTRRNLTIIFNQNTFRISESGMSEFLDFCLDEMEADNVYFKVEDGKWQPITEARTVVALDWIDEVIRNKQVICYSQPIVDAQQRIFGYEVLARFRNADGTMLYPNEVFHAAKLRGRLYALDRLCRLTAVRYAAVLQKRTFINFIPTSIYAPKFCLQSTVTLAKQLNIDPKQFVFEVVESEYVEDIEHLKNILKYYHEKGFAYALDDVGEGFSTIDLLVELKPNYMKLDKKYVQGVSNDIVKQRVAIKFFLKACEIGAVPLAEGIEEYADFLWLKKIGYELFQGYYFAKPTEEPTRFIDVVEKPLFL, encoded by the coding sequence ATGGGTTGTAAAAACTGCATAATAACGGAATTACAATATGATATCAAACTGGAAGGCGACAAAAACGAGGCGATGAAAGAGGCGATAAAAAGTCACTTTACTAGACGAAATCTGACAATAATATTTAATCAAAATACGTTTCGAATATCGGAATCAGGCATGAGCGAGTTTCTTGATTTTTGTTTAGATGAAATGGAAGCTGACAACGTTTATTTCAAAGTTGAAGATGGCAAGTGGCAACCAATTACAGAGGCGAGAACGGTTGTCGCTCTTGACTGGATCGATGAGGTCATTCGAAATAAACAGGTAATTTGTTACTCGCAACCAATTGTAGACGCACAGCAAAGGATATTTGGGTATGAAGTACTTGCACGCTTTCGCAATGCGGACGGGACGATGCTGTATCCAAACGAAGTGTTCCATGCAGCGAAATTACGCGGCCGCTTGTATGCACTTGACCGTTTATGTCGTTTGACAGCCGTACGTTATGCGGCTGTATTGCAAAAGCGAACATTTATTAACTTTATTCCGACGTCTATTTATGCTCCAAAATTTTGCTTACAATCAACAGTCACTCTCGCTAAGCAATTAAATATTGACCCGAAGCAATTTGTTTTCGAAGTGGTAGAGTCAGAGTATGTGGAAGATATCGAGCATTTAAAGAATATTTTAAAATATTATCACGAAAAAGGTTTTGCTTACGCATTAGATGATGTTGGAGAGGGTTTTAGTACGATTGATTTATTAGTTGAATTGAAACCGAATTACATGAAGCTGGACAAAAAGTATGTACAAGGTGTTTCAAATGATATCGTCAAGCAGCGCGTAGCAATCAAGTTTTTCCTGAAGGCTTGTGAAATTGGTGCGGTGCCACTTGCAGAAGGAATTGAAGAGTACGCGGATTTTTTATGGCTGAAGAAAATTGGCTATGAACTGTTTCAAGGTTATTATTTTGCCAAACCAACAGAAGAGCCAACCCGTTTTATAGATGTTGTTGAAAAGCCATTGTTTTTATAA
- the thiE gene encoding thiamine phosphate synthase: MKRSNLSVYFIMGTPNCQHAPLAVIKDALQAGITMFQLREKGEHALVGDELEAFARACQALCAEYNVPFIVNDDVELARKLGANGVHVGQGDQALAEIRAQFLGKIVGVSVHTKEELDLAVEGGADYVGIGPIFATQSKADAKAPAGVTFLHEARVLYPDFPIVAIGGITIANASATRAAGADGVAVISTICQSTNRQQTIANLGQY, encoded by the coding sequence TTGAAGCGCAGTAACTTATCAGTGTACTTCATCATGGGTACGCCGAACTGTCAACATGCCCCTTTAGCCGTGATAAAAGATGCGCTACAGGCAGGAATTACAATGTTCCAACTTCGGGAAAAGGGTGAACATGCACTAGTTGGCGATGAATTAGAAGCATTTGCCCGCGCTTGCCAGGCATTATGTGCGGAATATAATGTGCCATTTATCGTAAATGATGATGTAGAACTCGCACGCAAACTAGGAGCTAATGGTGTGCATGTTGGGCAGGGTGATCAGGCGCTTGCGGAAATTCGCGCGCAGTTTTTAGGGAAAATCGTCGGTGTGTCCGTACATACAAAGGAAGAACTAGATTTAGCCGTAGAAGGTGGTGCAGATTACGTAGGCATTGGACCAATTTTCGCTACGCAGTCTAAAGCCGACGCGAAAGCTCCAGCAGGGGTTACGTTCTTACACGAAGCGCGTGTACTTTATCCTGATTTTCCGATTGTTGCAATTGGAGGAATTACAATAGCGAATGCATCGGCAACACGTGCGGCCGGTGCAGATGGCGTTGCGGTTATTTCAACAATTTGTCAAAGTACAAATAGGCAGCAAACGATCGCTAACTTAGGACAATATTAA
- a CDS encoding globin-coupled sensor protein: MLQFFTKKKVSMPINSELMTFHPVIKLHNMPELQKQMKLIGMTEDDLRRLKSYQPFIQAGIQDITNVFYEHVLAVPSLKEIIEQRTTLERLKMTVGNYFIAMFDGVFTEEIVETKRKMARMHFKIGLAPKWYMGTFHHIQKIMFELIVKDVSDSNARMETMHTLSKFINLEMQIVLEEYEQQNIQLRNEQYNAVKNELKSNISAISEDVAELTAETNSSLQQINDYTTNLNYKIEENVEIVHHIYTNAKLGNEDVKHLEQEMKHIESSTNELDALIVKLKQSSEEIIDIVSMVKSIADQTNLLALNASIEAARAGEHGKGFAVVAQEVRKLSEQSKQSVESITILAKTSTTLTSKAVVTIEEVKGQVLSGLDVSISTQSKFDHILYEIEQNELRIKEIESDITSLSHIIRSIGDDTSTMADKATNLYDTAMNL; the protein is encoded by the coding sequence ATGCTGCAATTTTTCACGAAAAAAAAAGTAAGTATGCCGATCAATAGTGAGTTGATGACATTTCACCCTGTAATAAAGTTACACAATATGCCTGAATTACAAAAACAAATGAAGCTAATCGGAATGACAGAAGATGATTTGCGGCGTTTAAAATCATATCAACCGTTTATTCAAGCGGGTATTCAAGATATTACCAATGTCTTTTATGAACATGTGTTGGCGGTCCCATCACTGAAGGAAATTATTGAACAGAGAACGACCCTTGAGCGCTTAAAAATGACGGTGGGCAATTATTTTATTGCAATGTTTGATGGGGTATTTACTGAGGAAATCGTTGAAACTAAACGTAAGATGGCACGTATGCATTTTAAAATTGGGCTCGCGCCAAAATGGTATATGGGAACATTTCACCATATCCAAAAAATTATGTTTGAGTTAATTGTTAAAGACGTAAGCGATTCAAATGCTCGAATGGAAACGATGCATACCCTATCAAAATTTATTAACTTAGAAATGCAAATTGTACTAGAGGAATATGAACAACAAAATATTCAACTGCGTAACGAGCAGTATAATGCAGTGAAAAATGAATTGAAAAGCAATATTTCAGCGATTAGTGAAGATGTTGCAGAACTAACGGCAGAAACAAATAGCTCCCTTCAACAAATAAATGATTATACAACTAACTTAAATTACAAAATTGAGGAAAATGTTGAAATCGTTCATCATATTTATACGAATGCTAAACTGGGCAATGAGGACGTCAAACATCTTGAACAAGAGATGAAGCACATTGAATCAAGTACGAATGAATTAGATGCACTCATTGTAAAACTGAAGCAATCGTCTGAGGAAATAATTGATATTGTATCAATGGTAAAGTCAATCGCCGACCAAACGAATTTATTAGCATTAAATGCATCGATTGAAGCAGCCCGAGCAGGGGAACATGGAAAAGGCTTTGCCGTTGTAGCACAAGAGGTTCGCAAACTTTCCGAACAGTCTAAACAATCGGTTGAAAGCATTACAATCCTTGCAAAAACGTCTACTACATTAACATCAAAAGCAGTCGTAACGATTGAAGAAGTAAAAGGACAAGTACTAAGCGGCTTGGATGTATCGATCTCTACGCAATCAAAATTCGATCATATTTTATACGAAATCGAGCAAAATGAGTTACGTATAAAAGAAATCGAAAGCGATATTACGAGTTTAAGCCATATTATCCGTTCGATCGGCGATGACACGAGCACCATGGCTGACAAAGCAACGAACTTATACGACACCGCGATGAATTTATAA
- a CDS encoding MBL fold metallo-hydrolase, giving the protein MELHKIIIPTPYAVGDVNAFLVKGDALTLFDAGPKTEEAYEALKWGIRAAGYDMKDIEQVVLTHHHPDHAGWVDAFPDAAVLGHKYVDHWMRQTDDFLKYHTKFYIQQLILEGVPQNYIDQIIKVRGEIELFGTTPLTQFLAEGDEVPGHPGLQVYETPGHAQSHLIFVEDGTRECIGGDLLLEKVSSNPLVEPPFELAGERPKSLLQYNASLKKLSDLNVSKVYTGHGDEVYNVSELVQERLERQAQRALKVREMIQEPKSVFEVTQQLFAKIYTRQPGLTLSETLGQLDYLVDENLATYEKSGDVYYYQKA; this is encoded by the coding sequence ATGGAATTACATAAAATTATTATTCCAACGCCATACGCGGTTGGCGATGTAAATGCTTTTCTAGTAAAGGGCGATGCATTAACGCTGTTCGATGCCGGCCCGAAAACAGAGGAAGCTTATGAGGCTTTAAAATGGGGGATTCGCGCTGCGGGCTATGATATGAAGGATATTGAGCAAGTAGTATTGACGCATCACCATCCGGATCATGCCGGTTGGGTCGACGCGTTTCCAGATGCCGCGGTGCTTGGGCATAAATACGTCGATCACTGGATGCGCCAAACGGATGACTTTCTAAAATATCATACTAAATTTTACATCCAACAGTTGATCTTAGAAGGCGTGCCGCAAAACTATATTGATCAAATCATTAAGGTGCGTGGAGAAATTGAGTTATTCGGTACGACGCCATTAACTCAGTTTTTAGCAGAGGGAGATGAAGTGCCGGGGCATCCAGGACTTCAAGTGTATGAAACACCTGGCCATGCACAAAGTCATCTCATTTTTGTTGAAGATGGAACACGCGAATGCATTGGCGGCGATTTATTGTTAGAGAAGGTTTCGTCTAATCCTTTAGTGGAGCCACCATTTGAATTAGCCGGTGAGCGCCCTAAATCATTGCTGCAATATAATGCCTCGCTGAAAAAACTGAGCGATTTAAATGTATCGAAAGTTTATACAGGTCACGGGGACGAAGTATACAATGTATCGGAGCTCGTTCAGGAGCGTTTAGAACGTCAGGCGCAGCGTGCATTAAAAGTACGTGAAATGATACAAGAGCCAAAATCTGTTTTTGAAGTAACACAGCAATTATTTGCAAAAATTTATACGAGACAGCCAGGATTAACGCTATCTGAAACGCTCGGCCAGCTAGATTATTTGGTGGATGAAAACCTTGCCACATATGAAAAGTCTGGCGATGTTTATTATTATCAAAAAGCATAA
- a CDS encoding RrF2 family transcriptional regulator — protein MRLTVYTDYSLRMLLYLGIRGQNHLATIQEIADTYQISKNHLMKVTYDLGQHGLIETIRGRGGGIRLALPPEEINIGAVVRKTEEDFHLVECFNPENNLCKISSECQLKNVLYEALQAYLAVLDKYTLSDFLHSQESLLKLLGIEE, from the coding sequence GTGCGCTTAACCGTCTATACAGACTATTCACTGCGTATGCTCTTGTATCTTGGCATCCGTGGTCAAAATCATTTAGCGACGATTCAAGAAATAGCAGATACGTATCAAATATCTAAAAATCATTTAATGAAAGTCACATATGATCTAGGACAGCATGGACTCATTGAAACGATTCGCGGGCGAGGCGGTGGCATCCGTCTAGCGCTCCCTCCAGAGGAAATTAATATTGGCGCTGTTGTTCGCAAGACAGAAGAAGATTTCCATTTAGTAGAGTGCTTTAATCCAGAAAATAACTTATGCAAAATTTCGTCCGAGTGCCAGTTGAAAAATGTATTATATGAAGCACTTCAAGCGTATTTGGCGGTGCTTGATAAATATACGCTTTCGGATTTCTTGCATTCACAAGAGTCGTTGTTAAAGCTTTTAGGTATTGAAGAATAA
- a CDS encoding methyl-accepting chemotaxis protein: MFKSMKWKMMFPILVSVVFIIAAFATFIYKTTNDSIQKQGQAVVESIRLGIEGAILSREVSENIMEDEMVSESVLISWILENGGTHEDLKALAERGGIDEIWSTDDKGNTTVTSIAPNIDFNFGSDPAGQAYEYMQLLNNDVAEISQPAQIRDVDGEFYKFVGVGSWDPANPKIIQVARNGQMLLDLEAKIGKEFYMNELNQYLDETVLYAAVVDEAGAVLAATKELSLEAAGFATSAFNITTLKYEKSKFSGERVMNYVMPLSDGTYLAITISNKVLTTILIATIIAAIIAVAILMGITDVTISRQIKRITSVRDSLNDISRGAADLTKRIDLHSGDEIGQLVTASNAVMDNFQSIMLELKERSTIIHQSTNEIHNHASQTTVSSRDIQTEAVGVANDSKTQMKSIEDSAFAMEELARGIQHITESIMEISNISNDTEENAVNGVNVVENLLIELSKLHDKTEKSVERTKELVKLSDMIGDFTTVITGISDQTNLLALNASIEAARAGEAGKGFAVVAEEVRKLAEESKVAAERISAVVSDVQHETVQIVDAITSTSQVLEAGRNIANNAQSSFHQIAEGIKVISDQVDQVSSASEEMAASTEEITASFEDVALLSKQTTNRVDSMANYATAQVTSMNDMATSVDSLFNVSNELQNTTGKYKL, translated from the coding sequence ATGTTTAAATCAATGAAATGGAAAATGATGTTTCCAATTTTAGTATCAGTCGTCTTTATTATCGCAGCTTTTGCAACTTTTATTTACAAAACAACCAATGACAGCATTCAAAAGCAAGGCCAGGCAGTAGTTGAATCGATTCGCCTGGGAATAGAAGGTGCCATTTTATCTCGTGAAGTGTCAGAGAACATTATGGAAGATGAAATGGTCTCAGAATCTGTACTTATTTCATGGATATTAGAAAATGGTGGCACACATGAAGATTTAAAGGCGTTAGCTGAACGTGGTGGCATTGACGAGATATGGAGCACAGACGATAAGGGAAATACAACGGTGACGTCAATTGCGCCGAACATTGATTTTAACTTTGGATCAGATCCAGCAGGCCAAGCATACGAGTATATGCAGCTTCTAAATAACGACGTAGCAGAGATTTCACAACCTGCACAAATTCGTGATGTGGACGGTGAGTTCTACAAATTTGTAGGTGTCGGCTCTTGGGACCCTGCAAACCCAAAAATTATCCAAGTGGCGCGTAACGGACAAATGCTACTGGATTTAGAAGCAAAAATCGGGAAAGAATTCTACATGAATGAGTTAAATCAATACTTAGATGAAACGGTTTTATACGCAGCAGTCGTTGATGAAGCTGGTGCAGTGCTTGCAGCAACAAAAGAATTGTCATTAGAGGCTGCTGGTTTTGCAACTTCTGCTTTCAACATCACGACTTTGAAGTATGAAAAATCAAAATTTAGTGGTGAACGCGTAATGAACTACGTGATGCCGCTTTCTGATGGTACATATTTAGCTATTACAATTTCTAATAAAGTATTAACAACCATTTTAATTGCAACAATTATTGCAGCGATTATTGCGGTTGCTATTTTAATGGGAATCACAGATGTAACAATTTCACGCCAAATTAAGCGTATTACAAGTGTTCGTGATTCATTAAATGACATTAGTCGTGGCGCAGCGGATTTAACAAAACGAATTGATCTTCATTCGGGTGATGAAATTGGTCAGCTCGTTACCGCAAGTAATGCTGTAATGGATAACTTCCAAAGTATTATGCTCGAGCTAAAAGAGCGCTCAACAATTATCCATCAGTCAACGAATGAAATTCATAATCACGCATCGCAAACGACAGTATCCTCGAGAGATATTCAGACTGAAGCAGTAGGGGTTGCAAATGACTCGAAAACACAGATGAAAAGCATTGAAGATAGCGCATTTGCAATGGAAGAACTGGCAAGGGGCATTCAGCACATTACAGAATCAATTATGGAAATCTCCAATATTTCAAATGATACAGAGGAAAACGCCGTTAATGGTGTAAATGTTGTAGAAAACTTATTAATAGAATTATCAAAATTACATGACAAAACAGAGAAATCTGTAGAACGTACCAAGGAATTAGTGAAGTTGTCGGATATGATTGGCGACTTTACGACTGTTATTACAGGCATTTCAGACCAAACGAACCTACTTGCATTAAATGCTTCGATTGAAGCGGCACGTGCTGGTGAGGCAGGTAAAGGCTTCGCAGTAGTAGCAGAGGAAGTTCGCAAACTAGCCGAAGAATCAAAAGTCGCAGCAGAGCGCATTTCGGCGGTTGTATCAGACGTACAGCATGAAACGGTGCAAATTGTTGATGCGATTACATCAACATCACAAGTATTAGAAGCAGGCCGCAACATTGCAAATAATGCGCAGTCTTCATTCCATCAAATTGCCGAGGGTATTAAAGTCATTTCCGATCAAGTGGACCAAGTATCAAGCGCATCAGAAGAGATGGCCGCAAGCACGGAGGAGATTACCGCATCTTTTGAAGACGTTGCACTATTATCAAAACAAACAACAAATCGAGTGGACTCAATGGCCAATTATGCGACAGCACAAGTAACGAGTATGAATGACATGGCTACATCCGTCGATTCATTATTCAATGTTTCGAATGAACTACAAAATACAACAGGTAAATATAAATTATAA
- a CDS encoding acyl-phosphate glycerol 3-phosphate acyltransferase, producing MNQPRMKPAVLRLLVIFPNLMSYILLFGVVVYIRTNLEALKAADALNVWLIIAAVLGPMAVYTTYSIVKRIKAGVL from the coding sequence ATGAACCAACCACGAATGAAACCGGCTGTATTAAGGTTACTTGTTATTTTTCCAAATCTTATGAGCTATATATTACTATTTGGTGTTGTCGTGTATATTAGAACAAATTTAGAAGCTTTAAAAGCAGCCGACGCATTAAATGTTTGGCTTATTATCGCTGCTGTCCTAGGTCCAATGGCAGTCTATACTACATATTCCATCGTTAAACGCATTAAAGCAGGAGTACTTTAA
- the rnz gene encoding ribonuclease Z: MQLQFLGTGAGMPSKERNTSALAVKLLEERGTIWLFDCGEATQHRILHTTIKPRKIDKIFITHLHGDHIFGLPGFLSSRSFQGGDELVTIYGPKGLKEWVEMTLALSKTHLSYPVQFVEVQEGIIFEDEQFTVTAMPLEHVIECFGYRIEQKSLAGELLIDKARELGVPKGPLLGQLKAGRNITLDDGTIVYSTDVTSPPKPGFTLTVLGDTKYCVNAQKLSENADIVIHEATFDHATIHLAAQYGHSTNTEAAWIAHDANAKALILNHISARFLAHDLQTLVSDARTIFTSTFIANDYSTFDWKHGKLLLL; encoded by the coding sequence ATGCAGCTACAATTTTTAGGAACTGGAGCAGGAATGCCATCAAAGGAGCGCAATACGAGTGCTCTTGCAGTGAAGTTGCTAGAAGAACGCGGCACCATTTGGTTATTTGATTGCGGTGAGGCAACACAGCATCGCATCCTTCATACAACGATTAAGCCACGCAAAATCGATAAAATCTTTATCACGCATTTACATGGTGACCATATTTTTGGTCTACCTGGCTTTTTAAGTTCTCGGTCCTTTCAAGGAGGAGACGAGCTAGTCACAATTTACGGTCCAAAAGGTTTAAAAGAATGGGTCGAAATGACACTTGCGCTATCAAAAACACATTTATCATATCCAGTTCAATTCGTTGAAGTGCAGGAAGGTATTATTTTTGAGGATGAGCAATTTACTGTAACTGCGATGCCGCTGGAGCATGTCATTGAATGCTTTGGTTACCGTATTGAACAAAAATCTTTAGCAGGTGAATTATTAATTGATAAAGCTAGAGAACTTGGTGTGCCAAAAGGTCCGCTTCTTGGTCAACTAAAGGCAGGACGTAATATTACTTTAGATGATGGTACGATTGTGTATAGTACAGACGTTACATCTCCGCCGAAGCCTGGTTTTACTCTGACCGTGTTAGGCGATACAAAATATTGTGTCAACGCGCAAAAGCTAAGCGAGAATGCAGACATTGTTATCCACGAAGCAACCTTTGATCACGCAACGATTCATCTTGCTGCTCAATACGGACACTCCACGAATACTGAGGCGGCATGGATTGCTCATGACGCTAATGCAAAAGCGCTCATACTGAACCATATTAGCGCACGTTTCCTAGCGCATGACCTACAAACTTTAGTAAGCGATGCCCGTACGATTTTCACGTCAACGTTTATCGCCAATGATTACAGTACGTTTGACTGGAAGCATGGGAAATTACTATTATTATAA
- a CDS encoding HAD-IIB family hydrolase — MKFIFDLDGTICFKGQPLSADICTAINGCVEAGHEVIFASARPIRDILPVLPKSFHGFRMVGGNGVFVYQNNEIDVAGFPEDAKQALLELIEEFRLPYLVDGRWDYSFTGDKSHPIFRNLDPQKTASNVRLEELDGIVKIVLFTQSKDIEERIERLAVTVHKHGDEGILDISPAGIHKWSGLQKLGLQEDEFIAFGNDTNDISMFNYAKESICVGDNAIAKAHATQFTTEAHVAQTIRALSVAY; from the coding sequence ATGAAGTTTATTTTTGACTTAGATGGCACGATTTGCTTCAAAGGACAGCCGTTAAGTGCGGATATTTGTACAGCTATAAATGGCTGTGTTGAAGCAGGGCATGAAGTAATTTTTGCATCAGCCCGACCAATTCGTGATATTTTACCGGTTCTTCCGAAAAGCTTTCACGGCTTTCGAATGGTTGGTGGCAATGGTGTTTTTGTATATCAAAATAATGAAATTGACGTAGCGGGTTTTCCGGAGGACGCAAAGCAGGCACTATTAGAACTTATTGAAGAATTTCGTCTTCCTTATTTAGTAGATGGCCGCTGGGATTATAGTTTTACCGGAGATAAGTCGCATCCGATTTTCCGCAACTTAGATCCGCAAAAAACCGCAAGCAATGTGAGGCTTGAGGAACTCGATGGCATCGTGAAAATTGTGTTGTTTACGCAAAGTAAGGATATAGAGGAGCGTATTGAACGGTTAGCCGTAACGGTTCATAAGCACGGCGATGAGGGCATTTTAGATATTAGCCCGGCTGGTATACATAAATGGTCTGGTCTCCAAAAGCTTGGTTTACAGGAAGACGAATTTATCGCATTTGGTAATGACACGAATGATATTTCGATGTTTAATTATGCAAAAGAAAGTATTTGTGTAGGGGATAATGCTATCGCGAAAGCTCATGCCACGCAGTTTACAACAGAAGCTCATGTGGCACAAACCATTCGTGCTCTTAGCGTTGCATATTGA